A single genomic interval of Eleutherodactylus coqui strain aEleCoq1 chromosome 3, aEleCoq1.hap1, whole genome shotgun sequence harbors:
- the LOC136620880 gene encoding serine/threonine-protein kinase PRP4 homolog, producing MEDLRAQIQEAVSQDGTGWLEELLLSYRTAAGAAEPEGPGTQPRRASEASPVGGEQLRGRPQRRKQPPARLSPSPANKRRGMRSSRGEDEAAAAAKTGSKMAPGSKRLAGKRPATRQRSPPASGSRRIEAQPSSTVSAAAAPSATGQRALARKTAQTRSGAVMSQTEERGNTREGRVPRQHRRASQPERRAEGRQQKGRGTSRRGNITGTAATYSTPASTPASSPISSPASTPASSPTPDILSPGRAQRGRGSRFEGSRSPTQSPLAAGQASRSHGMPSDYGANRPESSLYPGQQRGSYTTQRPSRHTSVVQPPATGMQHRCFVNPRYLDPRLQETLGYASQVSANYASSSRQGQGARRRRRDRARAVRLESRRSGQLEQAGSASSSSSGRARVDSRVDRSSSGEDRRDSEEHRHLLNVQVEPSSRDYRSYRSHGHSHGRSCGHQPGLAYQQRAQEATQKDSRQPTPDRRIRRRDTAGTSPLALPEVGRAAAEPWKIWIVGHSFVYWAERRAATRPPGRSLGLTDTVVNWYGVRGLQWPSLLKIITDISRWTPRRVILVVHAGGNDLGKIKLGDLLVLMKQDMLRFRECFQESMLVWSDIIGRRRWRGAKSPEAIENVRKVVNQRVSKFVHSLGGIAIRHWELEDRERGALRSDGVHLNEVGLDTFLSGLQDGVEAALARVRGVGRNAP from the exons ATGGAAGACCTGCGGGCGCAAATCCAGGAGGCAGTCAGCCAGGACGGCACCGGCTGGCTGGAGGAATTGCTGCTGAGCTACAGGACGGCCGCGGGAGCGGCGGAGCCGGAGGGACCCGGGACGCAACCGAGGAGAGCCAGCGAAGCGTCGCCGGTAGGAGGGGAGCAGCTGCGGGGAAGACCGCAGCGAAGAAAGCAGCCgccagcgaggctcagcccgagcccggcGAACAAGCGACGCGGAatgaggagcagcaggggagaagaTGAAGCGGCGGCCGCCGCGAAAACCggaagcaagatggcgccgggttCAAAACGTTTGGCGGGAAAACGGCCCGCCACGAGGCAGCGCTCACCGCCGGCGAGCGGGAGCAGAAGAATAGAAGCCCAGCCATCTTCTAcagtatcagcagcagcagcacccagCGCAACAGGGCAGCGCGCGCTGGCGCGAAAAACAGCGCAGACGAGGAGCGGTGCGGTCATGAGCCAGACGGAGGAGAGAGGGAACACGCGGGAAGGGCGCGTACCCCGCCAACACCGCAGAGCATCGCAGCCAGAGCGCAGGGCGGAAGGTAGGCAACAGAAGGGCAGGGGGACAAGTAGGAGGGGGAACATCACGGGAACAGCAGCCACCTATagcacccccgccagcacccccGCCAGCAGCCCCATTAGCAGCCCCGCTAGCACCCCCGCTAGCAGCCCAACCCCTGACATTTTAAGCCCAGGAAGGGCACAACGGGGGAGGGGTAGCCGGTTCGAGGGGTCACGTAGCCCGACCCAGAGCCCACTTGCAGCTGGCCAAGCGAGTCGTAGCCACGGTATGCCATCTGACTATGGCGCTAATAGACCGGAGTCTTCCCTATACCCGGGACAGCAAAGGGGGTCATACACCACACAGAGGCCAAGCAGACACACTTCAGTAGTGCAGCCACCCGCTACAGGCATGCAGCATCGGTGTTTCGTTAACCCGAGATACCTCGACCCAAGGCTGCAAGAAACGTTGGGTTATGCATCCCAAGTTTCAGCTAATTATGCTAGCAGTAGCCGCCAAGGGCAGGGCGCTAGGCGTAGGCGCAGGGACAGAGCCAGGGCGGTAAGATTAGAATCCAGGCGTTCGGGCCAGCTAGAGCAGGCGGGCAGCGCTTCAAGtagcagcagcggcagggcaAGAGTAGACAGCAGAGTAGATAGGAGCAGCTCAGGAGAAGATAGACGGGACTCTGAAGAACATCGGCACCTGCTCAACGTACAAGTCGAGCCAAGTTCAAGAGACTACAGGAGTTACAGAAGTCATGGCCACTCGCATGGACGGTCGTGCGGACACCAGCCTGGTTTGGCCTATCAGCAAAGGGCGCAGGAGGCTACGCAAAAGGACAGTCGTCAGCCCACGCCAGACCGCAGGATCCGGAGGAGGGATACAGctgggacatcacccttggcgctgccggaggtcggtcgagctg cTGCGGAACCGTGGAAAATATGGATTGTCGGTCATTCTTTTGTGTATTGGGCCGAAAGGCGGGCAGCAACTCGGCCACCAGGAAGGAGCCTGGGATTGACGGACACGGTGGTAAACTGGTATGGAGTTAGAGgcctgcagtggcccagtttgctgAAAATTATCACGGAcattagcaggtggaccccccggcgagtcattctggtcgtgcacgccggggggaacgacctaggaaaaataaaattgggCGATCTACTCGTCCTAATGAAACAAGACATGCTCCGTTTTAGGGAGTGTTTTCAGGAGTCCATGTTGGTCTGGTCGGATATCATCGGCAGGAGACGTTGGAGGGGGGCAAAAAGCCCCGAAGCAATTGAGAATGTCCGGAAGGTGGTCAACCAAAGGGTCTCGAAATTTGTGCATTCCCTGGGGGGGATTGCTATACGACATTGGGAgctggaggacagagagagaggtgcACTGAGGAGTGACGGGGTACACCTGAACGAAGTCGGGTTGGACACGTTCTTGTCGGGACTGCAGGATGGAGTCGAGGCTGCGCTAGCTCGGGttcgtggggtggggcggaatgcGCCGTGA